From one Humulus lupulus chromosome 8, drHumLupu1.1, whole genome shotgun sequence genomic stretch:
- the LOC133795495 gene encoding uncharacterized protein LOC133795495: MGEFSLVNNAFETCTVAEDVYKLGLCLLVEGQLNAIEDKLHIWQDILKMVEDVDYFFNYPWGNTLMKGFYKGDLPLYPGLGKDPEEADEEEDTTFEKFVEIVSQVAEAAKIFDDDVPKEEEEVVGLTPLVALATALASAPPPAPASTPVLAELIEWFGTIEQQFLASWGGVEDVYWCQNYEQQHWLAIEASISSWTLTIYDSDISVISDAKIEEIMNTWCLLLPSLLMQSKLFTDSLMLKIPVVGKRPHQFTWCRKMKHELTQLKGRWNCGVYVFKHIEHLMVGLSLETICEENIEVFRNKWTTNLWYQFFLP, translated from the exons ATGGGAGAGTTTTCCCTG GTAAACAATGCTTTCGAGACTTGTACTGTTgcggaagatgtgtacaagcttggtctttGTTTGTTGGTTGAGGGGCAACTGAATGCCATAGAGGACAAGTTGCATATATGGCAAGATAttctgaagatggttgaggacgTAGACTACTTCTTCAACTATCCATGGGGAAATACTCTTATGAAAGGCTTTTACA AGGGAGATCTTCCTCTTTATCCCGGGCTTGGCAAAGATCCCGAGGAGGCTGATGAGGAAGAGGATACGACTTTTGAGAAATTCGTTGAGATAGTTTCTCAAGTAGCCGAGGCAGCAAAGATATTTGATGATGATGTCccgaaggaggaggaggaggttgtaGGTCTCACCCCTCTTGTTGCCCTAGCTACAGCTCTAGCCTCAGCCCCACCACCAGCCCCAGCCTCAACCCCTGTGCTAGCCGAGTTGATTGAGTGGTTTGGCAC CATCGAACAACAGTTTCTagcatcttggggaggagttgaggatgtatattggtgccagaactatgaaCAACAACATTGGTTAGCCATTGAGGCTTCTATTTCTAGTTGGACTCTCACTATTTATGATTCAGACAtctcggtgattagtgacgcaaagaTAGAGGAAATTATGAATACATGGTGCTTGTTGCTTCCTTCTCTATTGATGCAGAGTAAACTGTtcactgatagcttgatgttgaagattcctgtTGTAGGAAAGaggccgcatcagttcacatggTGTCGCAAAATGAAACACGAGCTCACTCAGTTAAAGggaag GTGGAATTGTGGTGTGTATGTTTtcaagcatattgagcatctcaTGGTCGGCCTTTCATTGGAAACCATCTGCGAGGAAAATATagaggtgttcaggaacaagtggaccacaaACTTGTGGTATCAATTTTttttaccttga